A window of Streptomyces gilvosporeus contains these coding sequences:
- a CDS encoding TetR/AcrR family transcriptional regulator: MNPTPVEPSTPRPPRRRVHTRARILSAAGELFLSAGYARTSIEDICAAAGYTRGAFYSNFATKEDLLLALFDEQAAERISELEHLAAAAEQLGPEERARRLVEALLRVEAAETGWILLFLEFRLLAARTSELAERVAVHDRTVTAALAVLLERVLPELVPPGASAEQAAEVILAAREGLLARTAAGGPTSEQLLNATTAVLTGLLG, from the coding sequence GTGAATCCCACCCCGGTCGAACCCTCAACGCCCCGGCCCCCGCGGCGCCGTGTCCACACCAGAGCCCGCATCCTGTCGGCGGCGGGCGAGCTGTTCCTGTCCGCGGGATATGCGCGGACGAGCATCGAGGACATCTGCGCCGCCGCCGGCTACACCCGTGGGGCCTTCTACTCGAACTTCGCCACCAAGGAGGACCTGCTGCTGGCGCTCTTCGACGAACAGGCAGCGGAACGGATCAGCGAGCTGGAGCATCTGGCCGCCGCGGCCGAACAGTTGGGGCCCGAGGAGCGGGCGCGGCGGCTGGTCGAGGCACTGCTGCGGGTCGAAGCCGCCGAAACCGGGTGGATTCTGCTGTTCCTGGAGTTCCGCCTGCTGGCCGCCCGTACATCCGAGCTCGCCGAGCGGGTCGCCGTACACGACCGCACGGTGACGGCGGCGCTGGCGGTCCTGCTGGAGCGGGTCCTGCCGGAGTTGGTACCGCCCGGGGCCTCCGCCGAGCAGGCCGCCGAGGTGATCCTGGCCGCACGCGAGGGCCTGCTCGCCCGCACCGCCGCAGGTGGCCCGACCTCCGAGCAGTTGCTGAACGCGACAACGGCGGTGCTGACCGGACTGCTGGGCTGA
- a CDS encoding metal-dependent hydrolase family protein: MSRLLITDAHLLHPETGTRTDPAWIEVADGRIAATGTGRPPGAGQDVRVLNAAGATVLPGLIDAHVHLLVTSLDLPAIASWTPGYLTVRALAEAERMLRRGFTTVRDVGGADHGMAQALAEGLALGPRLVHGGKALSQTGGHGDLRPLGDDSAPCCESRPDFARIADGVDAVRAAARDEFRKGAAHLKVLLSGGVASPHDEIAAVQYSEDEIRAAVEEADNHNRYVTAHAYHPRAIDRALRAGVRCVEHGNLIDDATINLLLERDAFLVPTLIAYEQTAKLSRQSGLPESSYRKLTEVRDHGMAALEKAHRAGVNLVYGSDLLGPLHPAQLEEFTLRAEVQPAADVIRSATSTAARLLRMDGEIGTLAPGAHADLLVVDGDPLADLAVLTRPGRHLRHVVKAGAVL, encoded by the coding sequence ATGAGTCGACTGCTGATCACCGACGCGCACCTGCTCCACCCCGAGACCGGCACCCGTACCGACCCGGCATGGATCGAGGTCGCCGACGGCCGGATCGCCGCCACCGGCACCGGCCGACCGCCCGGCGCCGGGCAGGACGTACGGGTGCTCAACGCGGCCGGCGCCACCGTGCTACCCGGCCTGATCGACGCTCACGTCCACCTACTCGTCACCTCCCTCGACCTGCCCGCCATCGCCTCCTGGACCCCCGGATACCTGACCGTCCGGGCTCTCGCGGAGGCCGAACGGATGCTGCGCCGCGGCTTCACCACCGTGCGCGACGTCGGCGGCGCCGACCACGGCATGGCCCAAGCCCTGGCCGAAGGGCTGGCCCTCGGCCCGCGGCTCGTCCACGGCGGAAAGGCGCTCTCCCAGACCGGGGGCCACGGCGACCTGCGCCCGCTCGGCGACGACTCGGCGCCCTGCTGCGAGAGCCGTCCCGACTTCGCCCGGATCGCGGACGGCGTCGACGCCGTCCGCGCGGCGGCCCGGGACGAGTTCCGCAAGGGCGCCGCCCATCTGAAGGTGTTGCTCTCCGGCGGGGTGGCCTCGCCGCACGACGAGATCGCGGCCGTCCAGTACAGCGAGGACGAGATACGCGCCGCCGTGGAGGAGGCGGACAACCACAACCGGTACGTCACCGCGCACGCCTACCACCCGCGCGCCATCGACCGGGCCCTGCGCGCCGGTGTGCGCTGCGTCGAACACGGCAACCTGATCGACGACGCGACCATCAACCTGCTGCTGGAGCGAGACGCCTTCCTGGTGCCCACCCTGATCGCCTACGAGCAGACGGCGAAACTCAGCCGGCAGTCCGGCCTGCCGGAGTCGTCCTACCGCAAGCTCACCGAGGTCCGCGACCACGGGATGGCTGCCCTGGAGAAGGCCCACCGCGCGGGCGTCAACCTCGTCTACGGCAGTGACCTGCTCGGACCGCTGCACCCAGCCCAGTTGGAGGAGTTCACCCTGCGCGCCGAGGTCCAGCCCGCTGCGGATGTGATCCGTTCCGCCACGAGCACGGCGGCCCGCCTGCTGCGGATGGACGGCGAGATCGGCACCCTCGCGCCGGGCGCGCACGCCGACCTGCTCGTCGTGGACGGCGACCCGCTGGCGGATCTGGCCGTCCTCACCCGCCCCGGGCGGCACCTGCGACACGTGGTCAAAGCCGGTGCCGTCCTCTGA
- a CDS encoding MMPL family transporter: MATFLSRLGRLAFRRRGVTLLLWLLIFGGMGFAASSAPPPPADTFSMPGTESQKAFDLLAKKFPDARAEGAGARVVIRAPEGRKITDSGERAEVRRLVAELGTSSPQVVGAADPYKTPAVSISKDRTTAFTVVTYKVSALKVSDKAHDALDGALKKARKAGLTVEAGGDAVKVDQTMGGTGEKIGILVSAIVLVLTFGSMIAAGMPLITALIGVGIGICGITALGSTLGLSATTSTLAMMIGLAVGIDYALFIVSRFRAERIEGRSPEEAAGRAVGTAGSAVVFAGLTVIVALAGLAVVNVPMLTKMGLAAAGTVAVAVLVAISLVPALLGLAPVKVMARKGRLRYAVKPLSERRQRKAAKHSAIPTRSGRPNLGARWASYVLRHPVAVLLVGVVGLGTVAVPAASLELGLPGEGSMSTKTTQRKAYDMLSESFGPGFNGPLMVTVQANGAKAAGDKVGEALRTTDGVASVSPAAANKADDTAILTVLPKTGPTEHKTEELVHELRATAHDLEQRTASQILVTGQTAMFIDFSGTLDDALLPYLGLVVGLAFLLLMVVFRSLLVPLKAALGFLLSVTAALGAVVAIFQWGWLADVLGIEQTGPIMSTMPIFMIGVVFGLAMDYEVFLVSRMRESYAHGARPAEAVVDGFRHGGRVVAAAAVIMTSVFSGFIMEDNDFIKMIGFALAIAVLFDAFIVRMALVPALFALLGRSAWWLPNWLDRLLPRVDVEGENLDRHAAAPAPHAPRERALVG; encoded by the coding sequence GTGGCTACGTTCCTTTCCAGACTCGGCCGCCTCGCCTTCCGCAGGCGGGGGGTGACGCTGCTGCTCTGGCTGCTGATATTCGGTGGCATGGGCTTCGCCGCCTCCTCCGCTCCGCCACCGCCGGCCGATACGTTCTCGATGCCGGGCACCGAGTCGCAGAAGGCCTTCGACCTGCTGGCGAAGAAGTTCCCGGACGCACGTGCCGAGGGCGCCGGCGCCCGTGTCGTCATCCGGGCGCCCGAGGGCCGGAAGATCACCGATTCCGGGGAGCGGGCCGAAGTGCGCCGGCTTGTCGCCGAGTTGGGCACCTCGTCCCCGCAGGTGGTGGGCGCCGCCGACCCGTACAAGACCCCCGCGGTCAGCATCAGCAAGGACCGTACGACCGCCTTCACGGTGGTGACGTACAAGGTCTCCGCGCTGAAGGTCAGCGACAAGGCGCACGACGCGCTGGACGGAGCCCTCAAGAAGGCCCGCAAAGCGGGCCTGACCGTCGAGGCCGGCGGTGACGCCGTGAAGGTCGACCAGACGATGGGCGGCACCGGCGAGAAGATCGGCATCCTGGTCTCCGCGATCGTCCTCGTCCTGACCTTCGGCTCGATGATCGCGGCCGGAATGCCGCTGATCACCGCGCTGATCGGAGTCGGCATCGGCATCTGCGGCATCACCGCGCTCGGCTCCACCCTCGGCCTGTCCGCCACCACCTCGACGCTCGCGATGATGATCGGCCTCGCGGTCGGCATCGACTACGCGCTGTTCATCGTGTCCCGGTTCCGTGCTGAGCGGATCGAGGGGCGCAGCCCCGAAGAGGCCGCGGGCCGAGCCGTCGGCACCGCGGGTTCGGCGGTCGTCTTCGCGGGGCTGACGGTCATCGTGGCCCTCGCCGGACTGGCGGTCGTCAACGTCCCGATGCTCACCAAGATGGGCCTGGCCGCGGCCGGCACCGTCGCGGTCGCCGTGCTCGTCGCGATCAGCCTGGTCCCCGCCCTGCTAGGCCTCGCTCCGGTCAAGGTGATGGCCCGAAAGGGCCGCCTGCGGTACGCCGTCAAGCCGCTGTCGGAGCGCCGGCAGCGCAAGGCCGCCAAGCACTCCGCCATCCCAACCAGGAGCGGCAGGCCCAACCTCGGTGCCCGCTGGGCGAGTTACGTCCTGCGCCACCCCGTGGCCGTTCTGCTCGTCGGCGTGGTCGGCCTCGGCACCGTCGCCGTACCGGCCGCGAGCCTGGAGCTCGGGCTGCCCGGCGAGGGTTCGATGTCCACGAAGACCACTCAGCGCAAGGCGTACGACATGCTCTCGGAGTCCTTCGGCCCCGGGTTCAACGGACCGCTGATGGTCACCGTGCAGGCGAACGGCGCCAAGGCCGCCGGCGACAAGGTCGGCGAGGCCCTCCGCACGACCGACGGCGTGGCCTCGGTCTCCCCGGCCGCCGCCAACAAGGCGGACGACACCGCGATCCTCACCGTCCTCCCCAAGACCGGCCCCACCGAGCACAAGACCGAGGAGCTGGTCCACGAACTGCGGGCCACCGCACATGACTTGGAGCAGCGCACCGCATCCCAGATCCTCGTGACCGGCCAGACGGCCATGTTCATCGACTTCTCGGGGACCCTCGACGACGCACTCCTGCCCTACCTCGGCCTGGTCGTCGGCCTCGCCTTCCTGCTCCTGATGGTGGTCTTCCGCTCCCTCCTGGTCCCGCTCAAGGCGGCCCTCGGCTTCCTGCTCTCGGTGACCGCCGCCCTCGGCGCCGTCGTGGCCATCTTCCAGTGGGGCTGGCTCGCCGACGTCCTCGGAATCGAGCAGACCGGCCCGATCATGAGCACGATGCCGATCTTCATGATCGGCGTGGTCTTCGGCCTCGCCATGGACTACGAGGTCTTCCTGGTCAGCCGGATGCGCGAGTCCTACGCCCACGGGGCACGCCCCGCCGAGGCGGTCGTCGACGGCTTCCGGCACGGCGGCCGGGTCGTCGCCGCGGCCGCGGTCATCATGACCAGCGTCTTCTCCGGTTTCATCATGGAGGACAACGACTTCATCAAGATGATCGGCTTCGCCCTCGCGATCGCCGTCCTTTTCGACGCCTTCATCGTCCGTATGGCCCTGGTGCCCGCGCTCTTCGCCCTGCTCGGCAGGTCCGCCTGGTGGCTGCCGAACTGGCTGGACCGGCTCCTTCCCCGGGTGGACGTCGAGGGCGAGAACCTCGACCGGCACGCCGCCGCCCCCGCGCCGCACGCACCGCGGGAACGCGCCCTCGTCGGTTGA
- a CDS encoding GNAT family N-acetyltransferase — MPELRQARVSDHSAIVACVQQWWGDSRTPQQARELSLLLPKLFLQFFSSTSLVLEDEAGVRAFLVGFHAADNDKEAYIHFVGVDPDLRGQGAARRLYTTFFQRAAEAGRTELRAITSPGNTGSIAFHRAMGFTIERGDRVVDGLPLHTDYDGPGQDRVCFYRKLAR; from the coding sequence ATGCCCGAGCTGCGCCAGGCCCGCGTCTCCGACCACAGCGCGATCGTCGCCTGTGTGCAGCAGTGGTGGGGGGACTCGCGCACCCCCCAGCAGGCGCGCGAGCTTTCGCTGCTCCTCCCCAAGCTGTTCTTGCAGTTCTTCTCCAGCACGAGTCTGGTGCTGGAGGACGAAGCCGGCGTCAGGGCGTTCCTCGTCGGTTTTCATGCCGCTGACAACGACAAAGAGGCGTACATCCACTTCGTGGGAGTGGACCCGGATCTTCGTGGGCAGGGGGCAGCCCGCCGCCTGTACACGACCTTCTTCCAACGTGCCGCCGAGGCAGGCCGCACAGAACTGCGTGCGATCACCTCGCCAGGAAACACCGGATCCATCGCCTTTCACCGCGCTATGGGGTTCACGATCGAACGCGGAGACCGAGTGGTCGATGGTCTGCCCCTACACACCGACTACGACGGCCCTGGTCAGGACCGGGTGTGCTTCTACAGGAAGCTCGCTCGCTGA
- a CDS encoding MerR family transcriptional regulator, whose protein sequence is MTDGITIGQAATFAGVTVKTIRHYHQHGLIDEPRRDRSGYRRYGSADLLRLVQVRTLAGAGVPLAEIAAILDADPERFAAALIDVEQQLTSRIDELIARRDMLHRLTGGDRALLPDRACALLDQMPGLGYTADDVTTVREALVLVRALVPEGFDNYLAQIERGLDDPRYVSLIQRCWRAGDWEPDDPRIDELAAALADHFLTDPSLLPVLAGLQDRDDGAIRYELLTHHGDDQKPAWARLAVLIEAHLRSAGIDIAYQTPTD, encoded by the coding sequence ATGACAGACGGCATCACCATCGGCCAAGCTGCGACATTCGCCGGCGTCACGGTGAAGACCATCCGGCACTATCACCAGCACGGCCTGATCGACGAACCACGCCGCGACAGGTCCGGCTACCGACGCTACGGATCGGCCGACCTGCTACGGCTGGTCCAAGTCCGGACGCTGGCCGGCGCAGGCGTACCGCTGGCCGAGATCGCGGCCATACTGGACGCCGATCCGGAACGGTTCGCCGCCGCGCTCATCGACGTCGAACAGCAACTCACCAGCCGGATCGACGAACTGATCGCACGGCGCGACATGTTGCACCGGCTCACGGGTGGCGACCGGGCCCTGCTACCCGACCGCGCCTGCGCGCTCCTGGACCAGATGCCCGGCCTCGGATACACCGCGGACGACGTGACCACGGTCCGAGAGGCCCTGGTGCTGGTCAGGGCCCTGGTACCAGAAGGCTTCGACAACTATCTCGCCCAGATCGAGCGCGGCCTCGACGATCCCCGGTACGTCTCCCTGATCCAGCGCTGCTGGCGGGCCGGCGATTGGGAACCCGACGACCCCCGGATCGACGAACTCGCCGCGGCCCTGGCCGACCACTTCCTTACCGATCCCTCGCTGCTGCCCGTCCTGGCCGGACTTCAGGACCGCGACGACGGCGCGATCCGGTACGAACTGCTCACCCACCACGGAGATGACCAGAAGCCGGCCTGGGCCCGACTGGCCGTGTTGATCGAGGCGCATCTTCGCTCGGCCGGCATCGACATCGCGTACCAGACTCCAACCGACTGA
- a CDS encoding serine hydrolase domain-containing protein: MQDIVDSGFAGVQLRVHDQRGEWVGSAGVRKLGEAAKPPTNGHFWIGSTTKTFTATLVLQLVAEGKIGLDAPVAHYLPKLGLDRRITVRMLLQHTSGLFNYAGGERYNDGTYVPGIPAAGKEWVDNRFHTYRPEELVRFALSKRPPFAPGTDQRYSNTNYTLALLLIEKVTGRSYAQEMQQRILRPLKLKETIVPGAGTQLPEPHAHGYYRYQDAHQWKVVDVTRQNLSLLAGAGDMISTTQDLHTFISALLGGKLLPAKLLTEMRTPHGKLGYGFGLWVQDAGPNCGTIVHHNGGAPGGYGALMISTPDGSKTLTASITSGDAAIDTAKEFGKATQRLIKEVFCSTHAHGVH; the protein is encoded by the coding sequence ATGCAGGACATCGTCGATTCCGGTTTCGCCGGCGTGCAGCTTCGCGTGCACGATCAGCGGGGCGAGTGGGTCGGCAGCGCCGGGGTGCGCAAGCTGGGCGAGGCCGCGAAGCCGCCGACGAACGGGCACTTCTGGATAGGCAGCACCACCAAGACCTTCACCGCGACCCTGGTGTTGCAACTGGTGGCCGAGGGCAAGATCGGGCTGGACGCCCCGGTGGCCCACTACCTGCCCAAACTCGGCCTGGACCGTCGGATCACCGTGCGGATGCTGCTCCAGCACACCAGCGGGTTGTTCAACTACGCAGGCGGCGAACGCTACAACGACGGGACCTACGTGCCGGGAATCCCCGCCGCGGGCAAGGAGTGGGTGGACAACCGGTTCCACACCTACCGGCCGGAGGAGCTCGTGCGGTTCGCCTTGTCCAAGCGGCCGCCGTTCGCGCCGGGGACGGACCAGCGTTACTCCAACACCAACTACACGCTGGCCCTGCTGCTGATCGAGAAGGTCACCGGCCGCTCGTACGCCCAGGAAATGCAGCAGCGGATCCTGCGCCCGCTCAAGCTGAAGGAAACCATCGTGCCGGGCGCCGGGACGCAGCTCCCTGAGCCGCACGCCCACGGCTACTACCGCTACCAGGACGCCCACCAGTGGAAGGTGGTCGACGTCACCCGCCAGAACCTCTCCCTCCTGGCCGGCGCCGGTGACATGATTTCGACCACCCAGGATCTCCACACGTTCATCTCCGCACTGCTGGGCGGCAAGCTCCTGCCGGCCAAGCTGCTGACCGAGATGCGCACGCCACATGGGAAGCTCGGCTACGGCTTCGGCCTGTGGGTGCAGGACGCGGGCCCGAACTGCGGCACCATCGTCCACCACAACGGCGGCGCCCCGGGGGGCTATGGGGCGCTGATGATCAGCACGCCCGACGGCAGTAAGACCCTGACCGCCTCGATAACCTCCGGAGACGCCGCAATCGACACGGCCAAGGAGTTCGGGAAGGCGACGCAGAGGCTCATCAAGGAAGTGTTCTGCAGCACGCACGCCCACGGAGTTCACTGA
- a CDS encoding haloalkane dehalogenase: MLIDFVPDGSLYPFESRWFDSSVGRVHYIDEGTGPTILFCHGSPAWSFLYRHIVKDLRDRYRCIAIDYLGFGLSERPAGFGYTVTEHTAVLGELIDHLQLDGFVLMGQDWGGPIGLGAVTTRADRVRGIVLGNTVFWPIEAMANRAFSVIMSSRPMQRRILARNFLVERVLLAELGRKLTATEADHYRAVQPTAEARRGLAMMPKEIRAARPLLDRLAQDVPVLLGDKPTLLVWGMRDMVFRPNPCIPRMRAAFTDLDVVELPHARHFIQEHAPDAIAAAIAKRFP, encoded by the coding sequence ATGCTGATCGACTTCGTTCCCGACGGGAGTCTGTACCCCTTCGAGTCGCGCTGGTTCGACTCGTCCGTCGGCCGGGTTCACTACATCGACGAGGGGACCGGACCCACGATCCTGTTCTGTCATGGCTCTCCGGCGTGGAGTTTCCTCTACCGCCATATCGTGAAGGACCTGCGCGACCGCTACCGGTGTATCGCCATCGACTACCTGGGGTTCGGCTTGTCCGAACGCCCTGCGGGTTTCGGCTACACCGTCACCGAGCACACCGCGGTCCTCGGCGAGCTGATCGATCACCTACAGCTCGACGGCTTCGTCCTGATGGGACAGGATTGGGGCGGACCCATCGGGCTGGGCGCGGTCACCACGCGCGCGGACCGGGTGAGGGGGATCGTGCTGGGCAACACCGTGTTCTGGCCGATCGAAGCGATGGCGAACCGGGCTTTCAGCGTGATCATGAGCAGCCGTCCGATGCAGCGGCGGATCCTCGCACGCAACTTCCTCGTTGAGCGCGTCCTGCTCGCGGAACTCGGGCGCAAGCTCACCGCGACCGAGGCCGACCACTACCGCGCGGTGCAGCCCACCGCGGAAGCCCGGCGCGGACTCGCCATGATGCCCAAGGAAATTCGCGCCGCACGCCCGCTGCTGGATCGACTCGCCCAAGACGTGCCCGTCCTGCTCGGCGACAAGCCGACCCTGTTGGTGTGGGGAATGCGGGACATGGTGTTCCGTCCGAACCCCTGCATCCCGCGCATGCGTGCCGCCTTCACCGATCTCGACGTCGTCGAACTGCCGCACGCGCGGCACTTCATCCAGGAACACGCACCGGACGCGATCGCAGCGGCGATCGCGAAGCGGTTCCCGTGA